Proteins encoded together in one Oceanidesulfovibrio indonesiensis window:
- a CDS encoding cytoplasmic protein — MSKFALFPFRGEPMCFIHVLLNALDMHERGHEAVIVLEGESCALVGKMARDDHQLHALYAKARDNGLFAGACKACSAKLSATDAVQAEGLELLGNMKGHPSMAEYAEKGYTVITF, encoded by the coding sequence ATGTCGAAATTCGCGCTGTTTCCATTCCGCGGCGAGCCCATGTGCTTTATTCACGTTCTGCTCAATGCCCTGGACATGCACGAGCGCGGCCACGAAGCCGTCATCGTGCTGGAGGGAGAATCCTGCGCCCTGGTTGGGAAAATGGCCCGGGACGATCACCAACTGCACGCACTCTATGCGAAGGCTCGGGACAACGGCCTTTTCGCCGGGGCGTGCAAGGCGTGCTCCGCCAAGCTGAGCGCTACAGACGCCGTGCAGGCCGAGGGTCTGGAGCTCCTCGGGAACATGAAAGGCCATCCTTCCATGGCCGAGTATGCGGAAAAAGGGTACACGGTTATTACGTTCTGA
- a CDS encoding HEPN-associated N-terminal domain-containing protein — MSRKKEKYYWQESDRYVSVNELADLSVEEQIEVMRYWFKKHYENPVDRMPYESKEGGYIYISGGPYDAREELSEEFQDMASQMAINKLVEELEEESMEWAGVPSDEK; from the coding sequence ATGAGCCGAAAGAAGGAAAAGTATTATTGGCAAGAGTCCGACCGGTATGTTTCGGTAAACGAATTAGCAGACTTAAGCGTCGAAGAACAAATTGAAGTCATGAGGTATTGGTTTAAGAAGCACTACGAGAATCCCGTGGATAGAATGCCATATGAATCCAAAGAAGGCGGGTATATCTACATTAGCGGTGGCCCTTATGATGCGCGTGAAGAGTTGAGTGAAGAATTTCAAGACATGGCCTCGCAGATGGCTATAAATAAGCTGGTAGAAGAGTTAGAAGAGGAGTCGATGGAATGGGCGGGAGTGCCAAGTGATGAGAAGTGA